The sequence CGCGCAGCGGCACGGCTACCGGGTCTTCGACTTCTGGGGCATTCCCCGCGAACTGGACGAATCCAAGCACTCCTACGGCGTGTTCAAGATGAAGCTGAAGTTCTCAGAGGAGCGCGTCTGGTTCCCCGCCTATGACCTGCCGCTGAATGCCGCCGCTCCTGCCATCGTCAAGGCACTGCGCTGGCGCAAGACGCAGAACAACCTCCGCAAGCGCGGCACTGCTGACGACGTTCTTTAAGGGGGCAGGGGTCCATCTTCCCCGTGGGCTGGGCCGGGCCGTGGGGTCCTGTTTCCCGGATCACCTCGTAGGGACTGGCAAAGCTGCATAGCCGAACACTGCTCTGAAACCGCCGGACCCACCCGGTTTGGACCGCAGCGGCAAAGGCCCCGCCTCCTCTGTAAGGGGCGGGGCCTTTGCTGCAAAGCTGGAACTTATTGGGCAGCTTCCTGCATGAAGCTGATGGTGTAGGTGCCTTTGCTCTCACCGTTGTAGCTGGCGGCGGCCACGAAGTATTCACCGTCGCTGGGCACCTTGAAGGTCACCAGCGAGTCCTGGCTGGTGAAGTCGTCGTTGCTGGCCAGCAGCTGACCCTGGGCGTTGAACAGGCCCAGCACCAGGTCAGGGATGCCGCTTCCGTGCGCCAGGGTATCGATCACCAGGGTCTGGCCTGCGCGGGCACTCAGGCGGAACGTGTCCACATCGGCGTTGGTCGCCAGGGTGGCTTCGTAAGCTTCGCCTACAGCGGCTGCAGTGGCCTTGGTCCAGTCCACACCGCTGAAGGTCTCGCCACTCACGCGGCCGGCTTCGTTCTGTTCGGGGGCCACACCCTTCCACTGGGTGACGCCCAGCAGATAGGTGTTGAAGGCGCCGCCGACTCCCTCGTCGGTCACTTCTATCAGGTACTCACCGCTCGCCGGCACCTGGAACTTGAGTGCGGCGTCGCGCAGGCCGCTGCGGAAGCTGGTGTTGGCGGCCAGCTCGGTGCCGCTGGCGGCCAGCACGCGCAGTTTCAGGTTGGGCGACCCCAGCAGGGTCTGGGTGTTGACGAACGCCGTCTCGCCGGCCTGAGCGCTGAAGCGGTACAGGTCGGTGTCGCGCTCGCTCATCACGGCTTCTACGGCCTGGCCGTAAGCGATAGGCGTGGCCTGACCTGCGGCATTGTTTGGCTCGTAAGGGTCGGCGGGCAGTTCCACGTCCAGCGGCACACCGGCCTGGTCGCCCAGGGTGCGCCGCTCGCCCGGTGCCAGGCTGACCCTTGCCACGCTGCTGCCGGGAGTGATGCCGGTCAGGATGGGGCGGGGGCCGGAAGCGAACAGCTGGTAGTCGCCCGCGTCGATTTCATAGAAGCTGGCGTGGCCCGAAGAGTACACGAACTCGCCTGCCGAAGACTGGCCGTACAGCAGCTGGTCGGGGCGGCGCTCGGAGCCCTTGAGGGTCACGCCCACCAGCGGAATGCCCACACTGGGGTCCGACTGCGCCACAAAGCGCATGTCTAGGCTGGCGCCCTTTTCCACCCGGTTGGGAGCGTCGTTCAGGGCCATATCCACAGCGCGGTCAGCCCGGACCACGCCGTAGCCCAGGTCGGTGGTGTAGCCGCCCGTGGGGCTGTAGGCGGTGTCTTCCAGAATGTGGCGCACCTGCGCAGGAGTCAGGTTGACCGGGCCGCCTTTCATGGCCGCCGACAGAATCAGGGCGGCGGCACCGGCCGTCGCAGGGCCTGCAAACGAGGTGCCGTTCACATAGGCGTAGTTGTTCTCGCTGGGGTCGGCCGTATGCACGCGGGTGCCGGGCACCCAGATATTTTCGCCGGGGGCCGCCACGCTGAGATGGCCGCCACGGTTGGAAAAGGTGGTGCGGGTATCGGTCGCGGTGGTGGCCGCCACCGACACCACGCCGGGCACCCACGCCGCCGAGCCGGAGCCTGCCGTGGGGGTGTTGCCAGCCGAAGTCACGAAGACCACGCCGTGCTGCAGCACGAACTGAATACCTTCGCGCAGAATCTGCGAGTAGTTGTCGCCGCCGAACGAGTAGTTCAGCACGTCCACGTATCCCTTATGCCCGGCCGGGGTGTCCCCGTCACCGGCCTCGCCGGCCACTTTGCCGTCGGGGCCGGTCACGGACCACACGAAGGCGTTGGCTGAATCCCAGTACGAAGCGCCCGAATCGCTGTGGGTGATGGTCAGCGGAACGACTTTGGCGTCCGGGGCCACGCCCGCGCCGCCGATACCGTTGTTGCCCACGGCGGCAGCGGTGCCGGCCACCCAGGTGCCGTGTTCTCCCACGCCGTCATGGGGCGTCTCGGGGGTAATCAGGGCCTTGTTGGGGGCGTCGAAACCGGGGTAAGCCATGTTGGCCGCCAGGTCGGGGTGGTGCCGGTCAATGTCCTCGTCGGCCACGCCGATGCGGACCCCTTTACCGGTGGACTTTTTCCAGGCTTCCTCGGCCTTCATGTTGCGCAGGAACCACTGGTAGCCGATTTCCGGGTCGTTCAGGCCGCCGTACATGCTCTGGGCGCCCAGCGGGTTGCTGCTCTGGGGGCTGGCCGGGCGGGTCGCCACATAGTTGGGCTCGGCGTAGCGCACCAGTGGGCTGGACCGCAGCAGGCCGGCAGCCTTGGCAAGGGCTTGTCCGGTGGGCAGTTCCAGCAGCGCCGCATTCAGCCGGGGGCTGACGTCCACCACGCGGGCGCCCAGCAGGGCCGCCACTTCGTCAGCGGAAGCGCCGGCCTGTAGGCCCACAATCAGCTGACGCTCGATGTGGTCGCCGCTGATCACAGGGGCCGCAGGCTGGCCCGCGCTGGGTTGGCCTGCACCCGGTTGGGCGGGAACAGTGGTCTGGCTACCGCAGCTGGCCAGCAGCAGCGACAGGCCCAGGCCGGCACCGAAGAGACTCAAGCGGGGCTGATTCAGGCGGGATTTCATTGGGTTCCTCCGGTCACGAATTCGCTCACAGGAGCCGAGCGCACACTCTGCGAGGGGCTGGCAAACAGGCCGAAGACATTGAAGTAGTCGGCGGCGATGGCGACAGCGCTGCCATCCCCGTTCATCGTGACCGAAGCCACTTGCCACTCGTAGGCATGGTTGGGCTGTAGCGTAGGCGTCAGGGCGCTGCCGTCGAAGTTGTAGACGGCACTCTGCCCGTTCGGCACCGTTTTGCTGCGCCAGGTGGTGGTGTAGCTCTCGGCCTGCACACGGTCGGTCACGATGACGCTGGTCAGGGTGCGGTCGCTCTGGCCGGTGCCGGTCCAGGTGAAGGTGGGTGTCAGGCTCACGCCGGTCTGGGCCTGGGCGGGGCTGTTCAGCTGCACGGTGTAGCGGCCCAGCGGGGTCACACTGGCGCTGGCGGATTCGGCGCTGCCCGCGTCACTGACAGCCAGGACCTTGTAGTGGGTCTGCCGCCCGGCAGTCAGCTGCGGGCTGGTGTCGCGCATCAGGTAGCGGCCGGTGCCGGCGGCCACGGCACTTGGCGCGGCCGAGAACACTTTGCTGTAGGTGGTGCCGTCAAAGGAACGCCACAGCTCGAAAGCACGCGGCTTGGCTTCGGCGGGATACTCGAAGCGTACATCCACCCACAGCGAAGCGTCGCGGGGCGCGGCCTGGGGAGTCAGGCTGTCGCCCAGTCCTAGGGCCTGGAGGCCCAGACTCTGCACCTGCGCCGACAGGCGGGCCTGCTGGGCGGGGGTCAGGCTCTGCGGTCCGAAGGTCAGGTTGTCGCCGTAGGTCACGGCGCGGGGCATCACTTTGGTGGGAGCCACCACGGCCGCCATGTTCTTCTCGCTGGTTACGTTCAGTGGCTGAATCAGGTGCACGCGGTTGCCGTTCAGGTCGTAGGCCACCACATGCAGGTTCACTTTGCCCTGAAAGGCCGCCAGTTCGGCCGCCGTAAAGGTCAGAGAGGTGGTCTGGCTGCGGGGGTCACCGTACAGCTCGCGGACCGTGCCGGCGTTCAGATAGCCGCTGGTGCCGCCTGCCACTTCAATGCTGGCAATCCCGGTCTTGAAGGTGTTCATCTCAGGGCGGTCCACCTTCACCGTGACGCCGAAAGTCACGTCGCTGCCGAAAGTGTTCACGGTTTCGCCGGGCGCGACCGGCTTCCAGGCGTCCGGGTTGGCGGGGTCGCCGCGCAGCACGGTCAGGCTGATTTCCGGTGCCTTGGTGGTCGCTGTAGCGTCAAAGACCGGACGCAGGATTTCCTCCAGCTCGGTGGTTTCGGCGGTGTTCAGGCCCACCACGCGGGTGCTGGCATGGCCGGCCTTGCTGATGGTCACTTCGGTCAGGCCCTTGGGAGCGGTGACGGTAAAGCGCCCGTCGGCGTCGGTCTGAGCCGTGCCGCCGCCCTTCACGGTCACGGCGGCGCCATCGGCAGCCTCCTGGGCGCGGCCCTCGGCCACAGCTCCAGTCAAGGTGACCATTTCTACCCCGGGGACTTCAGGGGCAGGTTTGGGCGGGGTGCCGCCGCCACACGCGCTTAGGGCTGCGGTCAGGCTCAGGGCCAGTACTGCATATTTTTTCTGCATACCTCTCCTTTTTGTAACGTGAATGCTCTCTGACTTTAGCATGTGCAGAAGTGAAATTGGGTTAAGGATGCCCAAAGTGCAATCCGGGAAAAGTTACAATTTTTGGCCAGGGCCCCATGAGGACAGGTGATAGACAACTTACCTGCCGGTCAACTAGCCTGAGAGGCATGGAGAATGTTTATTACCCTTTGCTGACTGCCCACAACTGGGTTCGCTGGCTGGTCCTGCTGACCGGCATTTGGGCGCTGGTCAATGCCTTTATGGGCGTGCGTTC is a genomic window of Deinococcus proteolyticus MRP containing:
- a CDS encoding S8 family serine peptidase, which codes for MKSRLNQPRLSLFGAGLGLSLLLASCGSQTTVPAQPGAGQPSAGQPAAPVISGDHIERQLIVGLQAGASADEVAALLGARVVDVSPRLNAALLELPTGQALAKAAGLLRSSPLVRYAEPNYVATRPASPQSSNPLGAQSMYGGLNDPEIGYQWFLRNMKAEEAWKKSTGKGVRIGVADEDIDRHHPDLAANMAYPGFDAPNKALITPETPHDGVGEHGTWVAGTAAAVGNNGIGGAGVAPDAKVVPLTITHSDSGASYWDSANAFVWSVTGPDGKVAGEAGDGDTPAGHKGYVDVLNYSFGGDNYSQILREGIQFVLQHGVVFVTSAGNTPTAGSGSAAWVPGVVSVAATTATDTRTTFSNRGGHLSVAAPGENIWVPGTRVHTADPSENNYAYVNGTSFAGPATAGAAALILSAAMKGGPVNLTPAQVRHILEDTAYSPTGGYTTDLGYGVVRADRAVDMALNDAPNRVEKGASLDMRFVAQSDPSVGIPLVGVTLKGSERRPDQLLYGQSSAGEFVYSSGHASFYEIDAGDYQLFASGPRPILTGITPGSSVARVSLAPGERRTLGDQAGVPLDVELPADPYEPNNAAGQATPIAYGQAVEAVMSERDTDLYRFSAQAGETAFVNTQTLLGSPNLKLRVLAASGTELAANTSFRSGLRDAALKFQVPASGEYLIEVTDEGVGGAFNTYLLGVTQWKGVAPEQNEAGRVSGETFSGVDWTKATAAAVGEAYEATLATNADVDTFRLSARAGQTLVIDTLAHGSGIPDLVLGLFNAQGQLLASNDDFTSQDSLVTFKVPSDGEYFVAAASYNGESKGTYTISFMQEAAQ